Below is a window of Brassica napus cultivar Da-Ae chromosome A5, Da-Ae, whole genome shotgun sequence DNA.
CGCTCATGTGATCTTTAAGCAGCTGAGGATGGTACTCAAGTATCTCCCTAGATATTAACTCTCTGATATCCTCTTTAGTGACTTTTCTTCTCTCGAACTCAAACTCCATCTTCGTAATGGGCTGACACGATGGCTCTCTCTCTACTTTGGCAAGTCCCTTGAAATATGGATCCGCAAGTGCCTAATGAAAGCAAAGTATTAGCACAAAAGCATTGAGGTGTTAAGTCAATAATGTAAGTTGAAAAGAAACCTCTTCAGCGGTTGGTCGGTCTTTAGGATCAAAAGCGAGAAGCCTCTCAAGCAACTTCAAAGACAAAGGATCTGCGTTTGGAAACTTCTGAGTAAACGGAATAGGTGGCTTTTTCCTCATGCTTGTTAAGTACCTCCTTGCCTTCTCATTCCTCACCTGTATAGTCCTTGCTTTTAAGATTTTACAGAAAACTCAGTACACTTATGTctactaagaagaagaagatcagtACCCGGGAGATGGTGTCCATGGAAGGTGTCCCAAGCAGATCAGTCATAAGATCCAGCTGGTGAACCACATTCTTTCCAGGGAAAAGTGGTTTCCCCATCAATACTTCAGCAAAAATGCAGCCTATACTCCAGATATCAATTGCTGGTGTATACTACAAAAAATCCACCAAAAGTTAGCTCATAGTAATACAGAAAATTAAAAGTTGTTTATATAGAGAACAAATGAAACACACCTTTGAGTAAAAAGATCCACAAAGCTCAGGAGCTCTATACCATCTTGTAGCAACATAGTCCTGTAAATTTAAATAGAGAATAAGGTTTAAGAGAAGAGGAAGACTATTATAGAGACATCTTGTTCAAACTTACTGTCCAAAAGATTGTTGTGGGGGTATCATTGAATGCAACTCTAGCCAATCCAAAATCACAAATCTTGAGTTTACAATTTGCATTTGCCAATATATTCTTTGGCTTCAGATCTCTATGGTAGACATTAGCTGCAACAACCGAGGTACATAAGATATTACTACACAAACTAAAACCtccagaaaaaaaacaaaaaaaacaaagtcaaTGGATACTACTACCTGTGTGAATGTACTTGAGCGCACGCAACAACTGATAAAGGAAAAACTGGTAATGCTCTTTGGTCAAATCATCATTGGCTTTAATAACTTGGTGAAGATCAGACTCCATGAGCTCAAACACAACGTAGATGTCTTTGAACTCTCTCCGCGAAGGGGGGAGCATAATGTGCTTGATTTCGACTATGTCCGGATGCCTCAGGAGCCTGAGGAGTTTAATCTCCCGGAGGATCCTCGCGGCGTCTGATATATGCTCGAAGATGTCGTGTATTTTCTTGATGGCGACTTTCTCGCCGGTAAGGGTGTCTATGGCTGAGCAGACGACTCCGTAGCTGCCTTTTCCGATTACTTCTTGGATTTTGAACCTGCTGGCGTCCCCGTAGTCTGAAAAGAACTCCATCTCTAGATTGTTCTGTTACACAGATAGCAATTCTAATTCAGAATACACACTCAACAGTAGAAACTAGGACACATAACACATTGATTGCTACAATACTTCCAAAACCTTTTGAACTAGAATGCCATATGAGAAACAAAGACAACCACAATGAAGTTGCAGGCACCGGTTAAAAGACTCAGACACGTGACAGAAGAAAAGAACCAGACATAGCAACGTAAAGCACTGGTTAACAGAATGAAGTTTAAGACTTTGTAATATAACAGTAGAGCGCTGCCGTTGGTGATAAAGAGATAGAATCTGATGCAGAAGGTTCAGGTAATCAAAGCAGAGAGAAGCTGATGCTAATGAAAGGATCAAGCCAAATGCAAAGAAATCAAAATCGCTCTACAACACAACACATGTTGAACTGAATTATATGACATGATGCGTTGTCTGTTTGACACTTGTAACGTTCATCAACGCATCAAACCATCAACACATAAACACCCCAAAACGGCAACTTTAagacaacaaacaaacaagattAAACGAAACACGAacataaatatctaaataaatggGGAGACTTTTACAAggattaagagaaaaaaaagtatTCACCTTTTGAACTACAATGCCATATGAGCTACAAAGACAAGAACCAACTTGCAGACACGGCTTAAAGACTCAGACAAGTGacagaattaaataaaaataacaatgtaATAAAGCATCTGCGGCTGACATAAAACTTCTGAAACTACAATGCCAGGTGGTCATTAACAAGATAAAGTTTGAGACTTTTGCCCCCAAAAAAATTCATCGCACCAAAAGAAACAACTCATAAACACAGAGATCAGAATTTCCCAAAACGGCAACTTTAagacaacaaacaaacaaagattAACCGAAACACATACAAACAAATATGGAATAAAGGAAAGATCTTTACAAGGGAAAGGAAGTAAAGTCTTCACCTTTTTACGCTGAGGATCTGCCTGCATCATGATCGTATCAGATTTGATCGAAAAAATACGAAATTGACGAGGATGAATACGAATCAGATCAGCCGCATTGGCCCCAGCGAGCACAGCTCCAAATCGCGAGGCTTCTGCTCAGGGAACCCTTCACCGACAGAGACACAATCGCAGGCCAATTTCTCattcacctctctctctctctctctctctcgatttcTCCAAACCCACCACGAAAGATCCGAGCTTTAACAAGCAATTGCTGAAAAAAAGCTGAGTGCGAAGGCCTTTGCTTTGAACGCACGTTTTCGTCGGCAGGGGGAGAGAATCGAGAGGGGAGATCTGATCACCGACACACAAGGGGgatagagagagaagaagggaggaaggaaggaggagagagagagataagaggATGGAATCTAGAGTTGGTTATATATAGAGAAGTTATTATACGAGTTTTAATGGTTTGGTGAGCTGCTGCTTTTCtcccaccaaaaaaaaaaaaaaaaaaaaactatttatttatcaaTGTGTTAGTATTAACTTATGATTATGGGTATCAATTAGCATATTATTGACCAAATCATTATTAGTTTAGGATCTTTATTATTTGATCTTTTATTTCCATTCATTCATttcgtttttatcaaaaaactgCGTTTTGACGTATCTGGTAAATATAGTGTTAAACatgtgatttatttttaaaactatgcAATTTTAGTTgctaaacaatttttattataaaaatttacagAGCAAATGATTACAGAACTTTAAATTAAgcttaaatattatgttaatttgattaattttttttttgatccagTTACAAATTTGGATAATTTCTCAAATTAAGCTTGTTTATCTTTTCCACAGAGTACTATTTAGTCTGTTTCATTTAAATTGTATCTCAAATGATCATATATAGATGACTAGTTACACAAAACTGTAAGTTACCAAAATGGTCACGGAATCTTTGGTTGGTAAAAGATGTATAATCCGctagaacaaaataaaatttgataaaagctATAGATATATCAACAAATCGTTTGGCAAACATAAGGTTGTGAACCATCTATTTTCTTATACAAACCACCTTCTTTCAATATCTAATTGTGAATTTTGTCACTTGTTCGAAACTTTTGTTATAATTGCTCACTTCATCTGCTATTTAATTGGTAAACATAATAAGCGGTGCATGCCTCATGTATGAGAGACAAAGGGATCACTGCAGTACGGTTTGAGACGGACTGCATGGACTTAGTGGATATGACTACAAACCCGATGGATTGGCCAGCTTTCGCGACAGAGATCGAGGTGTTCCAGAGGTTACAGGAAGACTTCGAGGATGTGAGACTGTCTCATATTCCTCGAAGCCGAAATGGCCGGGCAGATGGATTAGCAAAAGATGCAAGGACCAGAGGTTTTATCTTCTCCCATATAGATCAGACCCGGACAGATGGAGATGCTCCTCGGAGAATCAACTCGTCTGCTCTCCACTTGATCTAGCTTAAATGGatagacgacaaaaaaaaaaaaaaaaataagcggTGCATGCCCGAATATCTTCCACCTACTTTAATTTTATGCCACTAATCAAAAGTATTGTAATCAATATATATCATTGTTGTGACCAAAATGTTGAGTTATTTGTTTAAATCACATTGAATATGGAATCACATAGATTGCCATCTTAGGAAGTCATGGTCAGGAATCTACTTTGAAATGtgaatttgatgatttttttactATTACGCTTTTGGGTATTTTTGTCTCTCATATCAAGCTGTTAGTCCAAGATGACAAATGTCATGCCCAAATAGGCacaatgaaataaatagttgtATATTGATCTTTTAATTTAGTCGCCTAAGCTAAATTATAGATTGGTTCAATTGTCAAGTGGATTAATAATGGCTAATCAACAGCATCAGCTTTttcaatataataaatttgagTGAACATAGTTATACTATCCGAGCTGGTTTGACTTTGGATTTACTACAAAGgtggttcaaaaaaaaagaggatgaTTACTATAGAGGATCCAAAAGAAGTAGGCACGCTAATTATTACTATTAGCTggttttcacatttttttttgacaagtaGTCTCTTTGTAAGTACACACGTATAAGAAGTGACGTAGCGTCAAATATCAGCAGAGAAGTGAAGAGACACGTTCTGACACCATACTCCCTGCGTTTGTGTGCGTGTAATAGCATGGCATGGCCCATTGGCCTTTGATTCTAGAATTTGTTTCTCTTCTAAATTACATTGCCACACATTGGGAAATGCATTTAAAAGATTTTGTAGGCTTAATCACTACTCATTAACAAAATCATGTACGTTAAGATTACAATTCTATCTTTTTCAATCTCTCAGAAACATGTACGATAGACATACATGTAAACAGATGTTAAGTACAGATCAATTGTGGAAAGAAATTGCAGGAGAAACTAAAAATTTACATATCCCAAATACTGTAGGCTTAGTCTTTTTTGGGCTAAGTATCCCAACACATAATTAGAGAGCCTATTATTAAATACACAAAGCCCATTACACTATACAAGATGTTGATGGGATATActgtaatatgttttattttgtacttaTTATTCATATAAGCCTAAAACGTTTCACGAAACTAAAAACCCTTAAAGTACAAGAGTACAACCGAACAAAATTCTGAAATTCTTACCATATAATGATAGTATGATATTAACCTGGTTAATCTGATATTTTACTAGAGAGTAAGAATATGAATTTCATTCATGCCACatgtaatataaatattttgtagatGATTGTCAGCTTTGAATGAATTTTGATGTACTCGATGAAAAATGTCGTGTCAGAACATATGACCACATGGGTTAAAAGACCAATTTGAGTATTTGTTTAGAAAATCAAAAACATATGACCACAATTTATTTTCGTGTAATAAATATTCTTCTTTTTGTGtaataaatatttagcatatcaATATttcttgaaaataaaatttagagatTTAATAAACAAAGTAAATGTCAAGTAACTGGTTTATGTTCGTGTCAACGGTTGCCCACTTGGCGTGACGACGAACTATTAAGTATAGACTCTAATTAAGTAATTAGCAGTCTTAATTGTTGTCATTAACTTCACAAATACCCTgtttggtctctctctctctctgcttcattctgagaaaaataaaaaaagttaaataaaaattaaaataaattcgGTTTCTTTCTCGGTCGTTTGTGTAATTTTCCCGGCAacggaaggaggaggaggaagagtgTAAGCAATAAACTCCCCTTCTTCTACGAAACAGAAACAtaccctctctctcttctttgctTCTCCGATTCTCTTCCTGTTTACTTTGATCGACTTCTTCTCcaaatctttcttctttttttttgtttgttcatggtTTCCTCCATCTCAGGTACTTCTGCTTTCTCTTATTCCACAATCGGTTGGTTGTgattgttctgtttttttgcTATATGTAGTTGATTGTgattgttctgttttttttttctttcttactgATGATGATCTTAGATAGAACAACAACTTGATTCTCATGTAGTCCTTGAGTCTATGTTTAAAAACTTCCAAGCTTTTttggggtattatgaagttttaacttttttgaattttgagttTATTACACAGATGATTCCTGTCTTTAATCATGTTTTGTCTccacaagtaaaaaaaattctatgttGTTGTTCATCGAGTTGACCAACTGAGAAGTCATATGGTCGCCTCCTTGAATTATATATCCTGTTTGGAATATTCCATCTGTCTGTTTTTTTAGCTTTTGTTTATGTCTGAACGAGCTAATGAATAATGATCCTACTAACAAGTAGCTTTTATGATGCAAACATCAGAACTCAACATACAGttatttcttgttttatttttatttttctgcagTTGGTGGTGACGCCAAAAAGATGGAGTTAGAACCAAAGGAATCACTCTCTGCTGCTGGTACCTAAACATACATTATTTTGCTGtctcttatattttttgttttaatatatctaatctTTTGGCTATGCTAGATTTAGACATGCCATCTTTAGAGAGTAAATCATCTGAAACTTTTAATGGAGGCAGTGCAAGTGATCTGAGCATGTTCTCAAGCTCACTGCCCACACTTCTTCATGAAAAGCGTATGTCCTCGCTTATGTTAGTGAtcattttttaaactattaactTACTTGAATACACTTGCTAAtatatttctcttttcttttgagAAACTCGCAGTGAACATGACTGATTCAGATAGCTGGCTCTCACTTGATGATAAACTTGGCATAGGAAACTCAGAGAATGATTCTTTGGAAGATGTTGAACCTGATTCTTTAGAAACTTTGCTTCCTGAGGATGAAAATGAGCTCCTTCCCGGCCTTATTGATGAGCTTAATTTTAATGGACTCCCTGATGAACTCGAAGACTGTGATGTTTTTTGCACTGGAGGAGGTATGGAGTTGGATGTTGAATCCCAAGATAACCATGCTGCAAATGCATTTGCTTCTCGTAAACGCCCCAATACATCTGGTAGAGTTTCAGTAGAACATCCAAACGGTGAGCATCCTTCAAGGACACTCTTTGTAAGGAACATCAACAGCAGTGTCGAGGATTCAGAGTTAACCGCTCTCTTTGAGGTATGTGGAACTTGTTAGGGTGTATCAAGTCTTGCTTTGCTCTTTGCTAATGTGATTTCTATTTGTGTCACCAGCCGTTTGGGGAGATCAGGAGTTTGTACACTGCATGCAAAAGCAGAGGGTTT
It encodes the following:
- the LOC106377413 gene encoding mitogen-activated protein kinase 20-like, whose protein sequence is MMQADPQRKKNNLEMEFFSDYGDASRFKIQEVIGKGSYGVVCSAIDTLTGEKVAIKKIHDIFEHISDAARILREIKLLRLLRHPDIVEIKHIMLPPSRREFKDIYVVFELMESDLHQVIKANDDLTKEHYQFFLYQLLRALKYIHTANVYHRDLKPKNILANANCKLKICDFGLARVAFNDTPTTIFWTDYVATRWYRAPELCGSFYSKYTPAIDIWSIGCIFAEVLMGKPLFPGKNVVHQLDLMTDLLGTPSMDTISRVRNEKARRYLTSMRKKPPIPFTQKFPNADPLSLKLLERLLAFDPKDRPTAEEALADPYFKGLAKVEREPSCQPITKMEFEFERRKVTKEDIRELISREILEYHPQLLKDHMSGADKTNFLYPSAVDQFRRQFAHLEENSGKTGPVAPLERKHASLPRSTVIHSTAVARGGQPKLMNNTNTLNPETTQNIPLNHHATLQAQQRNLSAAKPSAFMGPVAPFDNGRTSRDAYDPRSFIRSTTTSLPFQQQSASTAAMGKQQERRTTTTTTMESERQARQISQYNRYAQPDVAINIDNNPFIMARTGMHKAENMSDHRIIIDTNLLQATAGIGVAAAAAAAAPGGSAHRKVGGVRYGMSKMY